From Pseudonocardia autotrophica, one genomic window encodes:
- a CDS encoding MFS transporter codes for MTGTVIEFYDFFIYGTAAALVFNQVFFPELGAAAGTALALATFGVAFVARPFGSILFGHFGDRLGRKGTLVTTLLLMGFSTLAIGLLPTTGMIGVLAPILLVILRILQGLAVGGEWAGATLLTAENAPTKARGKYALYPQLGPSVAFALASATFLVTALTMSNEAFVAWGWRIPFIGSVLLVAVGLYVRLALEETSTFKESKSATTGRRLPITEVFTSRPAAVFLGAGSTTAVFAFFYIGVTYLTSYGTQELGLSRPTVLAMGIVGGTMFALTTIASAILSDRVGRRKMVVIGNIASVAAGVIVFPIIDIGTAWSFGLGISIVLGVVGIAYGPIGAQLPELFPTRFRYTGAGIAYNLAGVLGGGVVPLIAAAVVPLYGSLAIGLLLASVSLLSLGCTLALPQTDADSFSNEDARLAAT; via the coding sequence ATGACCGGCACGGTCATCGAGTTCTACGACTTCTTCATCTACGGCACCGCCGCGGCGCTGGTGTTCAACCAGGTCTTCTTCCCCGAGCTCGGGGCGGCGGCGGGCACCGCGCTGGCGCTCGCGACGTTCGGCGTCGCGTTCGTCGCCCGCCCGTTCGGCTCGATCCTGTTCGGGCACTTCGGTGACCGGCTCGGACGCAAGGGCACGCTGGTCACGACGCTGCTGCTGATGGGCTTCTCGACGCTGGCCATCGGCCTGCTGCCCACCACCGGCATGATCGGCGTGCTGGCGCCGATCCTGCTGGTGATCCTGCGCATCCTGCAGGGCCTCGCGGTCGGCGGCGAGTGGGCCGGGGCGACCCTGCTCACCGCCGAGAACGCCCCCACCAAGGCCCGTGGCAAGTACGCGCTGTACCCGCAGCTCGGACCGTCGGTGGCGTTCGCGCTCGCCTCGGCCACCTTCCTGGTCACCGCGCTGACCATGAGCAACGAGGCATTCGTCGCCTGGGGCTGGCGCATCCCGTTCATCGGCTCGGTGCTGCTGGTCGCGGTCGGCCTCTACGTCCGGCTCGCACTGGAGGAGACGTCCACGTTCAAGGAGTCGAAGTCGGCCACCACCGGACGACGGCTGCCGATCACCGAGGTGTTCACCAGCCGTCCGGCCGCGGTGTTCCTCGGCGCCGGCTCGACCACCGCGGTCTTCGCCTTCTTCTACATCGGCGTGACCTACCTGACCAGCTACGGCACCCAGGAGCTGGGGCTGAGCAGGCCGACCGTGCTCGCCATGGGCATCGTGGGCGGCACCATGTTCGCACTGACGACGATCGCGTCGGCGATCCTGTCCGACCGGGTCGGGCGGCGGAAGATGGTCGTCATCGGCAACATCGCGTCGGTGGCCGCCGGTGTGATCGTCTTCCCGATCATCGACATCGGCACCGCGTGGTCGTTCGGGCTCGGGATCTCCATCGTGCTCGGCGTCGTCGGCATCGCCTACGGCCCGATCGGCGCCCAGCTGCCGGAGCTGTTCCCCACCCGCTTCCGCTACACCGGCGCCGGGATCGCCTACAACCTCGCCGGCGTGCTCGGCGGTGGTGTGGTGCCGCTGATCGCGGCGGCGGTGGTGCCGCTCTACGGCAGCCTGGCGATCGGCCTGCTGCTGGCCTCGGTCTCGCTGCTCAGCCTGGGCTGCACGCTCGCGCTCCCGCAGACCGACGCCGACTCCTTCAGCAACGAGGACGCCCGCCTGGCCGCCACCTGA
- a CDS encoding sensor histidine kinase, translating into MGPAVTGLATLRRWLVPVPRELVFLLVGAVLGLWLLGLGVLVVSSLTNLLGLLVLLPVIATVRLVQAAERARLRLMGVAVPAPRPGSPTGRLRQVAAALLGPLDADRWRHLLLLAGSGPMSAVAVAVPGALAVSGLLDGHWGRVDAALPGGLALPAGPGWAVRVTAAGLLVSAVLLVRVLAAAQARAAQSWLCGGADRMAQVLAGRARAVDAQTAELRRIEQNLHDGAQARLVALTMQLAALGRSLRPLGPEADRARAELSGAVDTAGAALAELRRLVRGILPPVLTDRGLDAALSALAEDCALPVDLDRAAGGRTAPAVETAAYFVAAEALANAAKHAGATHCRVRTSRGPDSLRIEIADDGRGGADPGGPGLTGLRYRVEALDGTLGVTSPPGGPTTVRAELPCG; encoded by the coding sequence GTGGGCCCGGCCGTGACCGGGCTCGCCACGCTCCGCCGATGGCTCGTCCCGGTCCCGCGCGAACTGGTGTTCCTGCTCGTCGGGGCGGTGCTGGGCTTGTGGCTGCTGGGGCTGGGCGTGCTCGTGGTGTCGTCGCTGACGAACCTGCTCGGGCTGCTCGTGCTGCTGCCGGTGATCGCCACGGTGCGGCTGGTGCAGGCGGCCGAACGGGCGCGGCTGCGGCTGATGGGGGTAGCGGTCCCGGCGCCCCGGCCGGGCTCACCGACCGGCCGGCTCCGGCAGGTCGCCGCAGCCCTGCTGGGACCGCTGGACGCCGACCGGTGGCGCCACCTGCTGCTGCTCGCCGGGTCCGGTCCGATGAGCGCCGTGGCCGTCGCGGTGCCCGGCGCGCTCGCCGTGTCCGGCCTGCTCGACGGTCACTGGGGACGGGTGGACGCGGCACTGCCCGGCGGTCTCGCGCTGCCCGCCGGGCCGGGATGGGCGGTCCGGGTGACGGCGGCCGGGCTGCTGGTGTCGGCCGTGCTGCTGGTCCGGGTACTGGCCGCGGCCCAGGCCCGGGCCGCGCAGTCCTGGCTGTGCGGCGGCGCGGACCGGATGGCGCAGGTGCTGGCCGGCCGGGCGCGGGCGGTGGACGCCCAGACCGCGGAGCTGCGCCGGATCGAGCAGAACCTGCACGACGGTGCGCAGGCCCGGCTGGTCGCGCTGACCATGCAGCTCGCCGCGCTGGGCCGGTCGCTGCGCCCGCTGGGGCCCGAGGCCGACCGGGCCCGGGCCGAGCTGTCCGGCGCGGTCGACACCGCCGGGGCCGCACTGGCCGAGCTGCGCAGGCTGGTGCGCGGCATACTCCCGCCGGTGCTGACCGACCGCGGCCTGGACGCCGCGCTGAGCGCACTCGCCGAGGACTGCGCCCTGCCGGTCGACCTGGACCGGGCGGCCGGCGGGCGGACCGCACCCGCGGTCGAGACGGCGGCGTACTTCGTCGCGGCGGAGGCACTAGCGAACGCGGCCAAACACGCCGGGGCCACGCACTGCCGGGTCCGGACCTCCCGCGGCCCGGACAGCCTGCGGATCGAGATCGCCGACGACGGCCGCGGCGGGGCCGACCCGGGCGGGCCGGGGCTGACCGGTCTGCGCTACCGGGTGGAGGCGCTCGATGGCACGCTGGGCGTGACCAGCCCGCCCGGCGGGCCGACGACGGTGCGGGCGGAGCTGCCGTGCGGATAG
- a CDS encoding Crp/Fnr family transcriptional regulator, translated as MAVEAVSSAEPRALPADIGPDDPPVSPFLSAPMTELTERIAALGTPRDYSRGEHVYRQGELSTRFHLVLSGRVRIYLHRPDGTERSLAYAETGATLGEAASVDGRPRHLAATCTRHSRIVSVTRDALLTAARSSPELLLEITRRIAYKQRLMQLHVLIEGLPARERVILLLGHLVEAYGEVALDTTTRLSIRPAVDELALLVGLTRVTMSRELSRLIAEGLVAKEGRGIIVRDLPDLRRRVHAVLA; from the coding sequence GTGGCCGTCGAAGCGGTGAGCAGTGCGGAACCGCGGGCACTGCCCGCGGACATCGGTCCCGACGATCCCCCGGTGTCGCCGTTCCTCAGCGCGCCGATGACCGAACTCACCGAACGGATCGCCGCCCTCGGCACGCCGCGCGACTACTCCCGCGGCGAACACGTCTACCGGCAGGGCGAGCTGTCCACCCGGTTCCATCTCGTGCTGTCCGGCCGGGTGCGGATCTACCTGCACCGCCCGGACGGCACCGAACGGTCGCTGGCCTATGCCGAGACCGGTGCCACCCTCGGCGAGGCCGCCAGTGTCGACGGGCGGCCGCGGCACCTCGCCGCGACCTGCACCCGGCACTCGCGGATCGTCTCCGTCACCCGGGACGCGTTGCTCACCGCCGCCCGCAGCTCACCCGAACTGCTGCTGGAGATCACCCGGCGGATCGCCTACAAGCAGCGGCTGATGCAGCTGCACGTGCTGATCGAGGGCCTGCCCGCCCGGGAACGGGTGATCCTGCTGCTCGGCCACCTGGTCGAGGCCTACGGCGAGGTCGCGCTGGACACCACGACCCGATTGTCGATCCGCCCCGCCGTCGACGAACTGGCCCTGCTCGTCGGGCTGACCAGGGTCACGATGAGCCGGGAACTGTCCCGGCTCATCGCCGAGGGCCTGGTCGCCAAGGAGGGCCGCGGGATCATCGTGCGCGACCTGCCCGACCTGCGGCGCCGGGTGCACGCGGTACTGGCGTGA
- the thyX gene encoding FAD-dependent thymidylate synthase yields MSETAPQTVPLSVQLVAKTEFLPPADVPWSTDADGGQALAEFAGRACYQSWKKPNPKTATNAGYIRHILEVGHLSVLEHGSVSFYLTGISRSLTHELIRHRHFSYSQLSQRYVPERDAAMVEPDVIADDPELHELFQQASADALASYEKLLEGLEKRFADVPNGTLRRKQARQAARSVLPNATETRIVVTGNYRAWRHFVAMRASEHADVEIRELAVECLRQLQREVPNVFADFEIQTLEDGTEIASSPLVSEG; encoded by the coding sequence ATGTCGGAGACCGCGCCGCAGACCGTTCCGCTCAGCGTTCAGCTGGTGGCGAAGACCGAGTTCCTCCCGCCGGCGGACGTGCCGTGGTCCACCGACGCCGACGGCGGCCAGGCGCTCGCCGAGTTCGCCGGCCGGGCCTGCTACCAGTCGTGGAAGAAGCCGAACCCGAAGACGGCGACCAACGCCGGCTACATCCGGCACATCCTCGAGGTCGGGCACCTCTCGGTGCTCGAGCACGGCAGCGTCAGCTTCTACCTGACCGGGATCTCCCGCTCGCTGACCCACGAGCTGATCCGGCACCGGCACTTCTCCTACTCCCAGCTCTCCCAGCGCTACGTCCCGGAGCGGGATGCGGCGATGGTCGAGCCGGACGTCATCGCCGACGACCCGGAGCTGCACGAGCTGTTCCAGCAGGCGTCGGCGGACGCGCTGGCGTCCTACGAGAAGCTCCTCGAGGGGCTGGAGAAGCGGTTCGCCGACGTCCCGAACGGGACCCTGCGGCGCAAGCAGGCCCGCCAGGCCGCCCGCTCGGTGCTGCCGAACGCGACCGAGACCCGGATCGTGGTCACCGGGAACTACCGCGCCTGGCGGCACTTCGTCGCGATGCGCGCCTCCGAGCACGCCGACGTCGAGATCCGTGAGCTCGCCGTGGAGTGCCTGCGTCAGCTGCAGCGCGAGGTGCCCAACGTCTTCGCCGACTTCGAGATCCAGACCCTCGAGGACGGCACCGAGATCGCGTCCAGCCCACTGGTCAGCGAGGGCTGA
- a CDS encoding alpha/beta hydrolase codes for MIRHRLTALLGVAALGALAACSTAPEPPADPARPPITSWEPCADDDAAVQCAGVTVPVDRADPDGPAIDLAVVRMPAADPDQRRGTLVLHVGGPAPARQVLLDPRHRAGVAELRQWFDVVTFDSRGYGASAGTCDPDLAPPIAVLDSPEAFAEHREHQARYAESCRAGHPELVEHVSAADVADDVDDIRAALGEDRIAFFGNSYGTVFGQAYAQRYGDRLTALYLDSVVDHSAPAERDRIDRAVAGDALLDRFAARCAEDPECAPGEDPLQLWDDVVARAPLPVEGGPALRADEIRMAAPSMAETDPRGYAAALLAARNGDAGPLAAPMRHAPAGGGMDAGQLTNCADFPLPDDYAALVAGRTGPAELAPRTGPAPALEDWRCGGWPLPGTNPPGPLDAPDAPPALVVNSTLDPTTHLAGAHRVAEALGPGAVLAVHGFTHAVYLGQPDNRCVRDAVHRYLLDGELPATGASCASEQTQWARP; via the coding sequence ATGATCCGCCACCGTCTCACCGCGCTGCTCGGCGTCGCCGCGCTGGGCGCGCTCGCCGCCTGCTCGACCGCCCCGGAACCGCCTGCGGATCCGGCTCGGCCGCCGATCACGTCCTGGGAACCGTGCGCGGACGACGACGCCGCCGTGCAGTGCGCGGGCGTGACCGTGCCGGTGGACCGGGCCGACCCGGACGGGCCGGCGATCGACCTCGCGGTGGTCCGGATGCCGGCCGCTGATCCCGATCAGCGCCGGGGGACCCTCGTCCTGCACGTCGGCGGGCCGGCCCCGGCACGCCAGGTGCTGCTCGACCCGCGGCACCGGGCCGGGGTGGCCGAGCTGAGGCAGTGGTTCGACGTGGTCACCTTCGACTCCCGCGGCTACGGCGCGAGCGCCGGGACCTGCGATCCGGACCTGGCGCCGCCGATCGCGGTGCTCGACTCCCCGGAGGCCTTCGCCGAGCACCGGGAGCACCAGGCCCGGTACGCCGAGTCCTGCCGGGCCGGGCATCCGGAGCTGGTCGAACACGTGAGCGCGGCGGACGTCGCCGACGACGTCGACGACATCCGGGCGGCACTCGGCGAGGACCGGATCGCATTCTTCGGCAACTCCTACGGCACCGTCTTCGGACAGGCCTACGCGCAGCGGTACGGCGACCGGCTCACCGCGCTCTACCTGGACAGCGTCGTCGACCACAGCGCGCCCGCCGAGCGCGACCGGATCGACCGGGCGGTGGCCGGCGATGCGCTGCTCGACCGGTTCGCGGCCCGCTGCGCCGAGGACCCGGAGTGCGCGCCGGGGGAGGACCCGTTGCAGCTGTGGGACGACGTCGTCGCCCGCGCCCCGCTGCCCGTGGAGGGCGGACCGGCGCTGCGCGCCGACGAGATCCGGATGGCCGCGCCGTCGATGGCGGAGACGGACCCGCGGGGCTACGCCGCCGCGCTGCTCGCCGCCCGGAACGGCGATGCCGGCCCGCTGGCCGCACCGATGCGCCACGCCCCGGCCGGTGGTGGCATGGACGCCGGGCAGCTCACCAACTGCGCCGACTTCCCGCTCCCGGACGACTACGCGGCCCTGGTCGCCGGGCGGACCGGGCCGGCGGAGCTCGCCCCGCGGACCGGGCCGGCCCCGGCGCTCGAGGACTGGCGGTGCGGGGGCTGGCCGCTGCCCGGGACGAACCCGCCGGGCCCGCTCGACGCACCGGACGCCCCGCCGGCCCTGGTCGTGAACAGCACGCTGGACCCGACCACGCACCTGGCCGGGGCACACCGGGTGGCCGAGGCACTCGGCCCGGGCGCGGTGCTGGCCGTCCACGGCTTCACGCACGCCGTCTACCTGGGGCAGCCGGACAACCGCTGTGTCCGGGACGCCGTGCACCGCTACCTCCTCGACGGCGAGCTGCCCGCGACCGGGGCGTCCTGCGCGTCCGAGCAGACGCAGTGGGCCCGGCCGTGA
- a CDS encoding response regulator transcription factor has translation MRIVLAEDLVLLREGITRILEAEGHEVVAAVADADSLIEAVAEHRPDVTIADVRLPPGFSDEGLRAAIRLRGQHPGEPVLILSQYVEAGYAAELLSDGAGGVGYLLKDRIGELDDFLDALQRVAAGGTAMDPEVVAQLLNRGRRSGPLTALTAREHEVLGLMAQGLSNQAIADRLVLALVSVEKHIGSILAKLELPHGQAVHRRVLAVLAYLDRAADRPVTPVPRAPGAAGRAGRAR, from the coding sequence GTGCGGATAGTGCTGGCCGAGGACCTGGTACTGCTGCGGGAGGGGATCACCCGCATCCTGGAGGCCGAGGGGCACGAGGTGGTGGCGGCGGTGGCCGACGCCGACTCCCTGATCGAGGCCGTTGCCGAACACCGGCCGGACGTCACGATCGCCGACGTGCGGCTGCCACCGGGCTTCTCCGACGAGGGACTGCGGGCCGCGATCCGGCTGCGCGGGCAGCACCCGGGTGAACCGGTGCTGATCCTGTCCCAGTACGTCGAGGCCGGCTACGCGGCCGAGCTGCTCTCGGACGGCGCCGGGGGCGTCGGGTACCTGCTCAAGGACCGGATCGGGGAGCTGGACGACTTCCTCGACGCCCTGCAGCGGGTCGCCGCCGGCGGCACCGCGATGGACCCGGAGGTCGTCGCCCAGTTGCTGAACCGGGGGCGGCGCAGCGGGCCGCTGACCGCGCTCACCGCGCGCGAGCACGAGGTGCTCGGCCTGATGGCGCAGGGACTGTCGAACCAGGCGATCGCCGACCGGCTGGTGCTGGCCCTGGTGTCGGTGGAGAAACACATCGGCAGCATCCTGGCGAAGCTGGAGCTGCCGCACGGCCAGGCGGTGCACCGCCGGGTGCTGGCCGTGCTCGCCTACCTGGACCGGGCCGCGGACCGCCCGGTCACGCCAGTACCGCGTGCACCCGGCGCCGCAGGTCGGGCAGGTCGCGCACGATGA